The Pseudoalteromonas ulvae UL12 sequence TGCGTACTTTGTGCAGCAAACACCTGACGGCCTTGCTGACGTTTAGCGTAGTTCACAACAATACGTCGTTGACCACGTTCAAAGAACACCACTAAGTAAGTTACAGCAAATACAATAACAGCAATTACTAACAGCATTAAAACATTCAAATCACCTTGGCGCGCCATTTCGGCTGTCGAACCAATAGCAGACGGCAGGTTAGCAACAATACCAACAAATATTAGAACTGAGATACCGTTACCGATACCACGCTCAGTTATTTGTTCGCCCAACCACATCAAGAACATTGTACCAGTTACCAAGCTCACCACAGCGGTGAAATAAAATCCAAAACCTGGATTAACAACCAGACCTTGCATCATATTAGGTAAACCGGTTGCAATACCGATTGATTGTACAGTTGCTAGCACAAGCGTAGCATAACGAGTGTATTGACTGATCTTCTTACGACCTTGTTCACCTTCTTTCTTAAGCTCTATCATCGCAGGATGGATGTGCGTCAATAGCTGCATAATAATCGAAGCTGAGATGTAAGGCATGATACCTAATGCCAATACCGATGCTCGCTCAAGCGCACCACCGCTGAACATGTTAAACATTTCAACTATGGTGCCCTTTTGTTGCTCGAAGAATTCGGCTAGTACAGCGGCGTCAATACCAGGGATTGGCACAAAAGAACCTAAACGGTAAATGATTATAGCTCCGAGTACGAACAGTAAGCGACGCTTCAATTCCGCTAGACCACTTTGGGCACTTTGCATATCTAGACCTGGTTTAGCCATGGTACTTTCCTTATTATTCTTCTACCTTGCCTCCGGCAGCTTCAATTGCTTCGCGAGCGCCCTTGGTCACTTTAAGACCCTTGACAGTCACAGCGCGTGAAACTTCGCCAGATTTAACTACTTTAACGAACAGAACGTTCTTCTTAACCAGACCAGCTGCTTGTAGTGTACTAAGCTCTACCACATCGCCTTCAACTTTAGCGATTTCATAAAGGTTTACTTCAGCAGATACTAATGATTTGCGTGATGTGAAACCGAATTTTGGTAGACGACGTTGGATTGGCATTTGACCGCCTTCAAAACCAACGCGTACAGTACCGCCAGAACGAGATTTTTGACCTTTGTGACCACGGCCACCAGTCTTACCAAGACCAGAACCGATACCACGACCTAGGCGTTTTTTCTCTGTTTTTGCACCAGCAGCAGGTGAAAGTGTATTCAGACGCATGAATTACCCCTCAACCTTAACCATGTAATAAACCTGGTTGATCATACCGCGCACACATGGAGTATCTTCTAACTCAACAGTGTGGTTGATACGACGTAAACCAAGACCACGTAATGTAGCTTTATGCTTCGGTAAACGACCGATAGAGCTCTTTACTTGTGTTACTTTAACAGTTTGCTTAGCCATGGTTTACCCCTTGATCTGTTCTACGCTAAGACCACGCTTAGCTGCAACGCGTGCTGGAGAACTCATGTTCTCAAGCGCAGAAATAGTTGCGCGTACAACGTTGATCGGGTTAGTTGAACCGTAGCACTTTGATAATACGTTATGTACACCAGTAACTTCTAACACTGCGCGCATTGCACCACCAGCGATGATACCAGTACCTTCAGAGGCTGGTTTCATGAATACTAATGAACCTGCATGACGACCCTTTACAGGGTGTTGCAGTGTATTACCATTAAGGTCTACATTAATCATGTTACGGCGCGCTTTTTCCATTGCTTTTTGAATCGCAGCTGGAACTTCGCGTGCTTTACCGTAACCAAAACCTACTTTACCTGCGCCATCGCCAACAACCGTTAGTGCTGTGAAGCTAAAGATACGACCACCTTTAACAACTTTAGACACACGGTTTACAGCAACTAGCTTCTCAGCTAAATCAGGCTGTTGTTGCTTTGCTTCTACGTTAGCCATCGTCTACTCCTAGAATTGCAAACCGGCTTCACGCGCTGCATCTGCAAGCGCCTTCACACGGCCGTGATATTTAAAGCCACTACGATCAAAAGAAATCTTTTCGATACCTTTGTCAGCTGCACGTTGAGCAACAGTTTTACCCACAGCTTGCGCTGCTTCGATGTTACCTGTGCCTTTAACTGTTTCGCTAATAGCTTTTTCAACTGTAGAAGCAGCAGCCAGTACAGTACCCTCAGCAGTAACTACTTGAGCGTAAATGTGACGTGGCGTGCGGTGGATAACAAGACGCGTTACGCCTTGTTCAATATAATTTCTACGCGTACGTTTAGCACGACGTAGACGAGCAGTTCTTTTATCCATCGTCTTACCTTACTTCTTCTTGGCTTCTTTACGACGCACATTTTCATCAGCATAACGAACACCTTTACCTTTATAAGGCTCAGGTTTACGGTATGCGCGAATGTTAGCAGCTACTTGACCTACAAGCTGCTTATCTGCGCCTTTAACAAGAACTTCAGTTTGGCTAGGAGTTTCGATAGTGATCCCTTCAGGAACTTCGAAATTCACTGGGTGTGAGAAACCAAGAGTTAAGTCTAATACTTTACCTTTGGCTGCAGCACGATAACCAACACCAACTAACTGAAGTTTACGTTCGTAACCTGCATCAACACCAACTAACATGTTGTTGATTAGAGCGCGAGCAGTACCTGCTTGAGCCCATGCATTTACTACACCTTCACGAGGAAGAGTAGTGATTACGTTTTCGTTTACTACAACTTCAACTGCAGCATTGATTGTACGGCTTAACTCACCGTTTTTGCCTTTAACTTTGATGTCCTGGCCGTTTAGTGTAACTTCTACACCGGCAGGAACATTGATTGGTGCCTTAGCAACACGAGACATAGTTCCCTCCGATTAAGCTACAAAGCCGATGATTTCACCACCAACGCCAGCACCACGTGCAGCACGGTCAGTCATCAAGCCTTTAGAAGTTGAAACGATAGCAATGCCTAAACCGCCCATTACTGTTGGTAAATCACCACGTTTCTTATAAATACGTAGACCTGGACGGCTAACGCGTTGAATTGTTTCGATAACAGCTTTGCCTTCGAAATATTTTAATTCAACAGCTAGTTCAGGTTTAGCGTCGCCACTCACTGAAAAATCAGCGATGTAACCTTCGTCTTTAAGCACTTTTGCAACAGCAACTTTTAACTTTGAAGAAGGCATAGATACTGAAACCTTTTTCGCTGTTTGGCCGTTACGAACACGTGTAAACATATCCGCGATTGGATCTTGCAAGCTCATTGTCTTACTCCCGAGATTCTATTACCAGCTAGCCTTTTTAAGGCCAGGAATTTCACCGCGCATGGCTGCTTCGCGAGTTTTGATACGGCTTAAGCCGAACTTACGAAGGTAACCGTGTGGGCGGCCCGTAATGTTACAACGATTACGTTGACGTGCAGGGCTAGAATCACGCGGAAGGCTTTGTAGCTTTAATACCGCGTCCCAACGCTCTTCATCAGAAGTTTCAACACCGCTGATGATAGCTTTAAGAGCTGCGCGCTTTTCAGCGAACTTTACAACTAATTTAGCGCGTTTTTCTTCGCGCGCTTTCATTGAATTCTTTGCCATAACCCTACCCTTATTTCTTAAATGGGAAGTTAAACGCAGTTAGCAACGCGCGGCCTTCCTCATCATTCTTAGCAGAAGTAGTGATTGTGATATCCATACCGCGTACACGGTCGATTTTATCATAATCGATTTCTGGGAAGATAATTTGCTCACGTACGCCCATGCTGTAGTTACCACGTCCGTCAAAAGACTTAGCACTTACACCACGGAAATCGCGAATACGAGGCATGGCGATTGTTACCAAACGCTCAAGGAATTCCCACATACGCTCGCCACGTAGGGTTACTTTACAACCGATCGGATAGCCTTCACGAACTTTAAAACCAGCAACTGATTTACGAGCTTTAGTGATCAATGCTTTCTGACCAGAGATTGCTTCTAGATCTGCAACAGCATTTTCTAGAATCTTTTTATCTGCAAGGGCTTCGCCCACACCCATATTCAGGGTGATTTTCTCTATTCGAGGGACTTGCATGACAGAGCTGAAACCGAACTCTTTTTGAAGTTCAGCTACTACTTTGTCGTTATATACTTCATGCAGTTTCGCCATCGTCTACTCCAATAACTATTAGATAGTTTTACCAGTAGATTTGAAGATACGTAATTTCTTACCGTCTTCAATCTTGAAACCAACACGATCCGCTTTACCAGTTTCCTGGTTGAAGATCGCAACGTTTGATACGTCGATAGACGCTTCTTTCTCAACAATACCACCAGCTTGGTTCAATTGTGGAACCGGACGCTGATGCTTTTTGATAAGATTGATGCCTTCGACAAATACTCTGCTAGATTCAGTTACAACTGAAAGCACTTTACCTTGCTTTCCTTTGTCTTTACCTGCAAGTATGACTACTTCGTCACCACGACGGATTTTTGCTGCCATGATAGACTCCTTATAGTACTTCTGGGGCTAGTGAAACGATTTTCATGAACTTCTCTGTACGAAGTTCGCGAGTCACAGGACCGAAGATACGAGTACCTATAGGCTGTAGATTTGCGTTTAACATTACAGCTGCATTACCATCGAAACGGATCAAAGAACCGTCAGGACGACGAACGCCTTTACGTGTACGCACTACTACTGCGTTTAGTACATCACCTTTCTTCACTTTAGCGCGAGGAATTGCTTCTTTAACAGAAACTTTGATGATGTCGCCAATTGCAGCATAACGACGGTGCGAACCACCTAAGACTTTAATACACTGCACTTTGCGAGCGCCGCTGTTACAAGCAACGTCCAGCTGAGTTTGCATTTGGATCATCTAAATGTGCTCCTGTGTAGTTTAGGAAACGCCTTAACTTACTAAGAAATCAAGACATATTGTTCAATTTCCCCTCAATTTTATCACTGGGACATCTCAAGGGCGGGCAATTGTACCAGCAAACATTGGACAGTGGTAGGTTAAATTTTAATTAAATGGTGTATTTATGAATCAAAAATTAATCTACCTAGATCTTCTCTTTATCGGTCAAGTGTTTATTAAATGAACAGTCGTAAATCTTTTTACGATGTTACCTATATTGGGATAGTTATTTTCTTTTCAAGTATAAAAAAGCGCCTACTAAAGCGCCTGTTTATTGTGTTAGTACTGTTAACCAAACAATCCTTTTAGTTTATCTTTGATTTTATCTTTTGCTTTATTTTTAACTTCATCCTCAGCGGCTTTTCCCATATCTAGGTTAATCGACACATCATGGAATGGACCTTTAATTTTAACTGGAATCTTAAAACCTGTACTGGTGTCTTTTGTTCCTTGCCCCTCAATAGAATCAACAATCCCTGTCACTAGACGATACGAAAGTTGTGTCTTTGGTAAATCAACCGTTCCTGAGCCTGTAATACGAATAAGCGGGCTTGCTAAGTACAAATCTGTATTGTTACCTACACCATTGTTAAATTTCATGCTGCCAGTTAAAGCTGTAAAATCTGTTTGCTGCGACTTATCAAACCCAGCATTTAATCCATCTTTTACTGCGCTCAAATCACCTTTAAGCATTTCTTTAGCTTTACGAACGAGTGCCGCAATATTGGCGCCTTTTACAGCCCCATCATTAAAGCTAAATGATGCATCACCCGCCAATTGACTCATAAACGCTTTTTGACTCTTGCCTTGTGTCGTAAGTTGCCAGTTTAACTCCCCTTTCCCCATTAACTTATCAAAACCAGCCGCGTCACTCAGTAAAGGTTCTGCATCAATGCCTATGAGTTTAAAGTCTGTAGTGATTTTATACGGTGCTTGGTTTGCATTAACGATTACGCTACCTACACCTTTACCTGAATAAGCATTAAATTCAGTCATCGCTAATTTAGCGATGCCTTTATTAAGCTGCACCGAAAAGTCATTTTCACCTAAGGTAATCTTATTAGCGATTAATCCTGTTGATTTGACTTTAATGTCAGCATTTATCGCGTTTAACCCTGACAAATCCAGTTCTGTATCATCCCAAATTATAGGTTGAGCAACTTCAGATTGTTTTTCATTGTTATCTTCATGAGCCTGCTCGACTGGCAAGTACGGATTTAAATCGAGCATACCTAAATCCATATTGGCACTAATTGAAGGCACAGCTGTTGTAACAATCGATGCGCTCCCCTTCATTGCTAATTCATCAAGCGCCATTTTAAAACTCGACAAAGTCAGCGTTTGTTCATAGCCATGTATTTGAGCGTCTAATTCAAATTGATTCAAAGCATTCTCTTTTGCTTCAAGTGCAATATTTTGCCAACTCAAAATGTTTTTAACTGAGTTACCTTTGACATACATACTGCCTTTAAACTCTTTTCCCGCTTTTAAGATTTCACCACTAAAATTGGCACTTAATAAAGATGAGTTCATTTCACTTTTTACCGAAAAGTCATTACCTCTAATGACTTTCGCTGGCGTAGTTAATTGAGTATCAAGTTCGAAAGCTTCATTCAAGTAAGTGACTTGACCTTTAATTGTCAGGTCTTTAAAAAGAGATGGCAGTTCTATACTTACATTAACGGCGGTTAATTCGGTTTTGGTACCAGCTTGATGGTCAACATACTCTATTTCCCCATCGTATATCGCTACCTCACCGAGCATAATGTCAAAGCCTTCTGGAATATCAGCTGATTGTGGCGCTTCAGCTTTACTTGGTGTAGGGGTGGATGTTGGTTGGACTAATTGCCAATTAACCTGACCATCGCTCATTTTTTCCAATAAAATACGTGGCTGTTGAATCACAAATTTTTCTAGTTCTACATCACCTGATAGCACTGAGAGGTAAGGAATATGAATGGCCAACTGCTTCATAGACACCATATCGGACTCGTTGCTTGCTTTTAGATTTGCGAGGCGAACATCGTTGAGCTCTAATTTTAACGAAGGAAAGACAGACAGAGATTTTTCGCCTTTAATAGTAAGCGTACGCCCCGTTGTTTGTTCTACAGATGTTGAAACCTTTTCGAAAATATAATCGACAGGAAGTAAAAAAGGGATCGCGATAATTAACAACACCAGCGCAACCACGACTCCCGCGAAAATTTTTAGTAACGTTTTCATTTCATTCCCTTTTTACAATTTCACACAGCGTATCAATATTTTTTCTCAATTAAAGCTGCGCATTAGCCTATTAATTTTATTGATTATTTATATAAATAACCATTCCATAGTGTAACAAATATTAAGAATTTAAATTTGAAATAAATTTGACTATTTTATGTGTCAAGATTGAATCAAAAATAGAACTAGGTATGATGCACGACCCACTTTCAGTGGGCTTCCTATTAATTTTAGTCGAGTTGAATTTACTTAATGAAAAAACTGCTTATCTCTCCATCACAAATGAACCTATCTGACGCTGATAACTCGTTGTATCAAAATATCCTTAAATTAGTACCAGATATCAGCTTGAACTTGATGGCAGTGAAAGTAGAAAACCACCCCAAGGATTTCGCCGGTTGGTGTGAAGAATTACTCGATGTATGTCAAAACAGAATTAATTTCGCCCTTTTAGAAGATAAGCAGTTACCTATCGTAAAAAAAATGGCGCAGCAATTACAGCAAGCATTGACGATACAACAACTAAAAATGTTACGAATTGCACCTTGGCCTGTATTGGCGACATTCATTAATAACAAAGCCGAGCAATTGGGCTTAAACGAACAGCTTGCCTTAATACACTACGTAAGCTCAATCAAAGCACAACCTCTCGAAAAAATGATTGAAGAAGATAAGCTTGCCTATGCTGGTAAACACACCGCGAATCACGATCCATCGGTGTATCAATTTGATGTTGAGTGGTTCTGCTCAACTAAAGCAGCCAAAGCTTTTCATTTAGCCCTAACTGAATGCCCTCATAAACTTGATAGCGCTCTTAGCCACATTCCACTTGAAGGCGATATTAGTTATGAGCAATACGCGGCATTTATTAGCGAATATTTAGCTGCATTTGTTGATTTAGATGATGATAAAGCAACACTTGCGCCAGCAACACGCTTACTAGCCATGCGTCGCCCGGATTTTTTCATCACACTTAGTCAGGCAAAACTTGAGCTATTAAGCCAAGCATTGGGAGTGGTTAAACTAAACAATCGCGACTTT is a genomic window containing:
- the rpsE gene encoding 30S ribosomal protein S5; this translates as MANVEAKQQQPDLAEKLVAVNRVSKVVKGGRIFSFTALTVVGDGAGKVGFGYGKAREVPAAIQKAMEKARRNMINVDLNGNTLQHPVKGRHAGSLVFMKPASEGTGIIAGGAMRAVLEVTGVHNVLSKCYGSTNPINVVRATISALENMSSPARVAAKRGLSVEQIKG
- the rplX gene encoding 50S ribosomal protein L24 yields the protein MAAKIRRGDEVVILAGKDKGKQGKVLSVVTESSRVFVEGINLIKKHQRPVPQLNQAGGIVEKEASIDVSNVAIFNQETGKADRVGFKIEDGKKLRIFKSTGKTI
- the rplN gene encoding 50S ribosomal protein L14 — protein: MIQMQTQLDVACNSGARKVQCIKVLGGSHRRYAAIGDIIKVSVKEAIPRAKVKKGDVLNAVVVRTRKGVRRPDGSLIRFDGNAAVMLNANLQPIGTRIFGPVTRELRTEKFMKIVSLAPEVL
- the rplE gene encoding 50S ribosomal protein L5; the protein is MAKLHEVYNDKVVAELQKEFGFSSVMQVPRIEKITLNMGVGEALADKKILENAVADLEAISGQKALITKARKSVAGFKVREGYPIGCKVTLRGERMWEFLERLVTIAMPRIRDFRGVSAKSFDGRGNYSMGVREQIIFPEIDYDKIDRVRGMDITITTSAKNDEEGRALLTAFNFPFKK
- the rplR gene encoding 50S ribosomal protein L18; this encodes MDKRTARLRRAKRTRRNYIEQGVTRLVIHRTPRHIYAQVVTAEGTVLAAASTVEKAISETVKGTGNIEAAQAVGKTVAQRAADKGIEKISFDRSGFKYHGRVKALADAAREAGLQF
- the rpsH gene encoding 30S ribosomal protein S8 yields the protein MSLQDPIADMFTRVRNGQTAKKVSVSMPSSKLKVAVAKVLKDEGYIADFSVSGDAKPELAVELKYFEGKAVIETIQRVSRPGLRIYKKRGDLPTVMGGLGIAIVSTSKGLMTDRAARGAGVGGEIIGFVA
- the rplO gene encoding 50S ribosomal protein L15; amino-acid sequence: MRLNTLSPAAGAKTEKKRLGRGIGSGLGKTGGRGHKGQKSRSGGTVRVGFEGGQMPIQRRLPKFGFTSRKSLVSAEVNLYEIAKVEGDVVELSTLQAAGLVKKNVLFVKVVKSGEVSRAVTVKGLKVTKGAREAIEAAGGKVEE
- the secY gene encoding preprotein translocase subunit SecY → MAKPGLDMQSAQSGLAELKRRLLFVLGAIIIYRLGSFVPIPGIDAAVLAEFFEQQKGTIVEMFNMFSGGALERASVLALGIMPYISASIIMQLLTHIHPAMIELKKEGEQGRKKISQYTRYATLVLATVQSIGIATGLPNMMQGLVVNPGFGFYFTAVVSLVTGTMFLMWLGEQITERGIGNGISVLIFVGIVANLPSAIGSTAEMARQGDLNVLMLLVIAVIVFAVTYLVVFFERGQRRIVVNYAKRQQGRQVFAAQSTHLPLKVNMAGVIPPIFASSIILFPGTIASWFGQGEGPVADALQTISLALSPGQPLYAMVLAAAIIFFCFFYTALVFNPRETADNLKKSGAFIPGIRPGEQTSKYIDKVMTRLTLAGALYITFICLVPEFMTMAWQTPFYFGGTSILIIVVVIMDFMAQVQTHLMSHQYDSVLKKANLKGYGR
- a CDS encoding AsmA family protein, which produces MKTLLKIFAGVVVALVLLIIAIPFLLPVDYIFEKVSTSVEQTTGRTLTIKGEKSLSVFPSLKLELNDVRLANLKASNESDMVSMKQLAIHIPYLSVLSGDVELEKFVIQQPRILLEKMSDGQVNWQLVQPTSTPTPSKAEAPQSADIPEGFDIMLGEVAIYDGEIEYVDHQAGTKTELTAVNVSIELPSLFKDLTIKGQVTYLNEAFELDTQLTTPAKVIRGNDFSVKSEMNSSLLSANFSGEILKAGKEFKGSMYVKGNSVKNILSWQNIALEAKENALNQFELDAQIHGYEQTLTLSSFKMALDELAMKGSASIVTTAVPSISANMDLGMLDLNPYLPVEQAHEDNNEKQSEVAQPIIWDDTELDLSGLNAINADIKVKSTGLIANKITLGENDFSVQLNKGIAKLAMTEFNAYSGKGVGSVIVNANQAPYKITTDFKLIGIDAEPLLSDAAGFDKLMGKGELNWQLTTQGKSQKAFMSQLAGDASFSFNDGAVKGANIAALVRKAKEMLKGDLSAVKDGLNAGFDKSQQTDFTALTGSMKFNNGVGNNTDLYLASPLIRITGSGTVDLPKTQLSYRLVTGIVDSIEGQGTKDTSTGFKIPVKIKGPFHDVSINLDMGKAAEDEVKNKAKDKIKDKLKGLFG
- the rpmD gene encoding 50S ribosomal protein L30; translated protein: MAKQTVKVTQVKSSIGRLPKHKATLRGLGLRRINHTVELEDTPCVRGMINQVYYMVKVEG
- the rpsN gene encoding 30S ribosomal protein S14, whose amino-acid sequence is MAKNSMKAREEKRAKLVVKFAEKRAALKAIISGVETSDEERWDAVLKLQSLPRDSSPARQRNRCNITGRPHGYLRKFGLSRIKTREAAMRGEIPGLKKASW
- the rplF gene encoding 50S ribosomal protein L6 gives rise to the protein MSRVAKAPINVPAGVEVTLNGQDIKVKGKNGELSRTINAAVEVVVNENVITTLPREGVVNAWAQAGTARALINNMLVGVDAGYERKLQLVGVGYRAAAKGKVLDLTLGFSHPVNFEVPEGITIETPSQTEVLVKGADKQLVGQVAANIRAYRKPEPYKGKGVRYADENVRRKEAKKK